A stretch of the Vagococcus xieshaowenii genome encodes the following:
- a CDS encoding biotin transporter BioY has translation MKVKDMTVIAMMIAIIIMLGLIPPVPLGFIPVPIVFQNIGIMLAGIILGAKRGGFAVVLFLILVAIGMPLLSGGSGGISVFVGPTSGYLMGWLVSTFIIGYAKHLFIETKNPIFRCLIIWLPGVLFVDILGSIGLMIVTNMNVTTALISNLAFLPGDTLKVIFVVTIASRLLKLPLFSR, from the coding sequence ATGAAAGTGAAAGATATGACAGTAATTGCTATGATGATTGCAATTATTATAATGTTAGGATTAATTCCCCCTGTTCCGCTAGGCTTTATTCCTGTACCAATAGTATTTCAAAATATTGGTATTATGTTAGCAGGAATAATATTAGGTGCTAAACGTGGAGGCTTTGCGGTAGTATTATTTCTTATACTTGTTGCAATTGGTATGCCTTTATTAAGTGGTGGTAGTGGGGGTATTTCTGTTTTTGTAGGCCCTACCTCGGGTTATCTAATGGGATGGTTAGTATCTACGTTTATTATAGGTTATGCAAAACATTTATTTATAGAGACTAAAAATCCTATATTTAGGTGTTTAATTATCTGGCTACCAGGAGTACTATTTGTTGATATATTAGGTTCGATTGGTCTGATGATAGTAACTAATATGAATGTGACAACAGCGTTAATATCTAATTTAGCTTTTTTACCAGGAGATACATTAAAAGTTATCTTCGTTGTGACAATCGCTAGTCGTTTATTAAAGTTACCGTTGTTCAGTCGTTAA